Proteins from one Candidatus Sulfotelmatobacter sp. genomic window:
- a CDS encoding TetR/AcrR family transcriptional regulator codes for MPVTKPVRRTRVEQREETRRRLLEASGRVFARRGYEAASVEEIAEEAGFTRGAVYSNFRDKDDLFVAYLQARMREEGDELRAEIQAQPDLASRMAAARARYVRSHCKDTAVLYAELQLAAARHPALRRKLRPLFEQHVETFARIAWHVSGELSPEFLAHFLVLFATLEGIVLQKSSGHADDAIAERALGAVFDAIAPLLLAKAVSAHG; via the coding sequence GTGCCGGTCACCAAGCCCGTCCGCCGGACTCGGGTCGAGCAGCGCGAGGAGACCCGGCGTCGCCTCCTGGAGGCGTCCGGGCGCGTCTTCGCGCGCCGCGGCTACGAGGCGGCCTCGGTCGAGGAGATCGCCGAGGAGGCCGGGTTCACCCGCGGCGCCGTGTACTCCAACTTCCGCGACAAGGACGACCTGTTCGTCGCCTATCTGCAAGCGCGCATGCGCGAGGAAGGCGACGAGCTGCGGGCCGAGATCCAAGCGCAGCCGGACCTGGCCAGCCGGATGGCCGCGGCCCGCGCGCGCTACGTGCGCTCGCACTGCAAAGACACCGCCGTGCTCTACGCCGAGCTGCAGCTGGCCGCGGCGCGCCATCCCGCGCTGCGCCGCAAGCTGCGCCCGCTCTTCGAACAGCACGTCGAGACGTTCGCGCGCATCGCCTGGCACGTCTCGGGCGAGCTCTCGCCCGAGTTCCTGGCGCATTTCCTGGTGCTGTTCGCGACGCTCGAAGGGATCGTGCTGCAAAAGTCCAGCGGCCACGCCGACGACGCGATCGCCGAGCGCGCCTTGGGCGCGGTCTTCGACGCGATCGCGCCGCTGCTGCTCGCGAAGGCGGTCTCAGCTCACGGGTGA
- a CDS encoding DHA2 family efflux MFS transporter permease subunit, whose product MMDASEGLPAPQRVDVTEYGLRRVLVTLAVIVAAMIEIIDTTIVNVALPTIQGNLGADIAQGAWIVTGYIIANVIVIPLTPWLQTRFGRRNYFVASIVVFTIASLLCGISSSLPELVMFRILQGLAGGGLISTAQTILADTYPRSQQGIATGIFAMGVIVGPAVGPVLGGFLTDQLSWRWAFFVNLPIGLLAGILAATMLRDPEQPRRLPLDTIGLALLIVGLGSLQYVLDQGQQNDWFADPSITVFACLSGLGLIAFTAWELFGTRTPMVDLRVLRYRPIAIGSLMSVALGFTLFGGVLLVPQYVQSVLGFTATLSGELFLVQAGTSGVLTFVAVAIMATGRVPARVQVAVGMLFLAIGNFVLSRIETPQTDFHAMIFPLVLLGIGMSQIFVPLTVASVGAVPDEAVPPAAAFTNLARQLGGSISTAMLVTVAVRGTTSDYATLAQTITVNRPVVAQYVATHGSDALASLFGTLVTQAAVMGYAEAALITAVISALLAPLALLMGRAKAGAAAVAAH is encoded by the coding sequence ATGATGGATGCGAGCGAAGGCCTGCCCGCCCCGCAGCGGGTCGACGTCACCGAGTACGGGCTCCGGCGAGTCCTGGTCACCCTGGCCGTGATCGTGGCGGCGATGATCGAGATCATCGACACGACGATCGTCAACGTCGCGCTGCCGACGATCCAAGGCAACCTGGGCGCCGACATCGCGCAAGGCGCGTGGATCGTCACCGGTTACATCATCGCCAACGTCATCGTCATTCCGCTCACGCCGTGGCTGCAGACGCGTTTCGGGCGGCGCAACTACTTCGTCGCCTCGATCGTCGTGTTCACGATCGCATCGCTGCTGTGCGGCATCTCCAGCTCGCTGCCGGAGCTGGTCATGTTCCGCATCCTGCAAGGCCTGGCCGGCGGCGGGCTGATCTCGACCGCGCAGACGATCCTCGCCGACACCTATCCGCGCTCGCAGCAAGGCATCGCGACCGGGATCTTCGCCATGGGCGTCATCGTCGGGCCGGCCGTCGGCCCGGTGCTGGGCGGCTTCCTCACCGACCAGCTCTCGTGGCGCTGGGCCTTCTTCGTCAACTTGCCGATCGGCTTGCTCGCCGGGATCCTGGCCGCGACGATGCTGCGCGACCCCGAACAGCCGCGTCGCCTGCCGCTCGACACGATCGGGCTCGCCCTGCTGATCGTCGGCCTTGGCTCGCTGCAGTACGTGCTCGACCAAGGCCAGCAGAACGATTGGTTCGCCGATCCGTCGATCACGGTCTTCGCCTGCCTGAGCGGCCTGGGCCTGATCGCGTTCACCGCCTGGGAGCTGTTCGGGACGCGCACGCCGATGGTCGACCTGCGCGTGCTGCGCTACCGGCCGATCGCGATCGGCTCGCTGATGAGCGTCGCGCTCGGATTCACGCTGTTCGGCGGCGTGCTGTTGGTGCCGCAGTACGTGCAATCGGTACTCGGCTTCACCGCGACGCTCAGCGGCGAGCTGTTCCTGGTGCAAGCCGGCACCAGCGGCGTGCTGACGTTCGTGGCCGTCGCGATCATGGCGACCGGCCGGGTCCCCGCGCGCGTGCAGGTCGCCGTCGGCATGCTGTTCTTGGCGATCGGCAACTTCGTGCTCTCCCGCATCGAGACGCCGCAGACCGACTTCCACGCCATGATCTTCCCGTTGGTGCTGCTCGGCATCGGGATGTCGCAGATCTTCGTCCCGCTCACCGTCGCGTCGGTCGGCGCGGTGCCGGACGAAGCGGTGCCGCCGGCGGCCGCCTTCACCAACCTCGCGCGCCAGCTCGGCGGCAGCATCTCGACGGCGATGCTGGTGACGGTCGCGGTGCGCGGCACGACCAGCGACTACGCGACGTTGGCGCAGACGATCACCGTCAACCGTCCCGTGGTGGCGCAGTACGTGGCGACCCACGGAAGCGATGCGTTGGCCAGCCTGTTCGGAACGCTGGTCACGCAGGCCGCCGTGATGGGCTACGCCGAGGCCGCGCTGATCACGGCCGTCATCTCGGCGCTCTTGGCGCCGCTGGCGCTCCTGATGGGACGCGCGAAAGCGGGAGCCGCGGCCGTCGCGGCGCATTAG
- a CDS encoding YbhB/YbcL family Raf kinase inhibitor-like protein, which translates to MTLRFAALTLAAALVTGTAASAMTLRPARPPAGNATLTVTSADFTNGAPLPLWTGFKACGGQNVSPALHWTKGPAKTKSYVVTIFDPDAPTGVGFWHWTLFDVPASVTSLPKNYGAHVMPPATAGYTDYGLSGYQGPCPPNGDPPHHYHITVSALDVATIPGGGPGTTGAVLSFGTPEHVIARGEIVGTYKR; encoded by the coding sequence ATGACCCTGCGTTTCGCCGCCCTGACGCTGGCCGCCGCGCTCGTGACCGGTACCGCCGCGAGCGCGATGACCTTGCGCCCCGCCCGGCCCCCGGCCGGGAATGCCACCCTGACGGTGACCAGCGCCGACTTCACGAACGGTGCGCCGCTGCCGCTGTGGACCGGTTTCAAGGCATGCGGCGGCCAGAACGTCTCGCCCGCGCTGCACTGGACGAAGGGGCCGGCCAAGACCAAGAGCTACGTGGTCACGATTTTCGATCCCGACGCGCCGACCGGCGTCGGCTTCTGGCACTGGACGCTCTTCGACGTCCCCGCGAGCGTGACGTCGCTCCCGAAGAACTATGGTGCACACGTGATGCCGCCGGCGACGGCGGGCTACACCGACTACGGTCTGAGCGGCTACCAGGGTCCCTGTCCGCCCAACGGCGATCCGCCGCACCACTACCACATCACCGTGTCCGCGCTCGACGTCGCGACGATTCCCGGCGGCGGGCCCGGCACGACCGGCGCGGTGCTTTCGTTCGGCACGCCCGAGCACGTCATCGCCCGCGGCGAAATCGTCGGCACCTACAAGCGCTGA